Within the Thermosynechococcus sichuanensis E542 genome, the region TGCACCCGAGGATCCTTTAGGGAATAGACCTTTGGTGGTAGTGCTTGCGCTTGGCATTGGAGCAGCAGAGACACATTAAAAGAGTCAAGGACACTTCTGGTGCAATGTCGCCGCAGTTGTTGAAAATCCAACGGTGCCCCCGCAAGGGCTAAAGCTGTGTAGCCGCCAAAGGACTGGCCAATCATGGCCACCCGCTCTAAGTTTAGCCGCCCTGCCCAAGGGTAGAGTTGCTCAGGAAAGGCTTCCAAACGATTGAGGACAAACGTGACATCCAAAGGGCGATCCAGAAATTCTTGAGCCGCCGTCCTTGGACTGATATAGCCCATGGGAAACGACAGCACCTGACGGGTCGAGCTACCGACGTGCTCAAGGGCAATAACCGCAAAACCATGGGAAGCCAGATGTTGACACAAGTAACGATAGCTATAACGATTTGCCCCCAATCCATGGGAAACAATGACCACTGGAATCCGCTGTCCCCTAGGAACGATGGGTAGATAGAGATCCGCTGCAACAACACGGGAGTGACCCGTCAACTGCAACCGCCGAGGCGATTCATCCACCGCTGTCCAAGGCATCTCTAGCCACCGCCAAGGCCCCGGTTGTAACAAGGATTGCACGCTGGCAGGAACCGCTTCTGTCTGCTGCGCGATCGCCTGTTGACGGACAACACCGAGAATTGTCTCTGTTTCGCGGATGGTCTGCTGGAAGTTTTTGAGAATTGCGAGTCCTTCCTTGAGGTCAAAGCGAACACTGGGGGAGGGGTAATGGCGCATCACACTCAACGCGGTGAGACCCTTGGGATCAGTGGCAGCGAGAATCAGCGCCGACCGCAGGGCAAGGGCATTTTCTTGGCGGCTTTGGGTTTCGAGGATCCGACCCGCTTGCACCATCAATTCTTGACCTAGGGGGGAGTACAACAGTTGGGCAACAGCCACGGGGGAAAGTCGCAGCCGTTCCTGTAAGGCTAACCGCAATTGCTGCTGATGCACAGGCGGCAATAACCGCAGGTAGCTGGCGAGTTTTGGGGAGGCTTGGCCAGTGGTAGCAAATCGTTCTAAATCCGCAATGGGGAGCGATCGCTCGAAGACGCCATAGCGAAAAATAATGCGTTCGGCTGCGGTTGCCGACAGCCCCCTTGATCCCACCAAAAAGATACTGAAACCCGCCACGACACTGAGGGGGGGCAAGAGAAACCACTTAAGGGAGAGAGTGTTCACAGCGAGGAGTCACGCAATACCACTAAATCAAAAAACTCGGAAAATGTAGTGGGAACAGCGCTCAGGGCAAAAATTCTATAGGTACTTTCCAGTATAGAGACAGCCCTTGGCTCATATGCCTGCTGCTGACATCATGCCCCTGCCACTTTGGAACTGCTAGGGTGCTGTCCTCGTCCTAGAGGCTACTCAGGTTGTGAGCCAGTGCAATACCAGTACGTGATGGACATCATCACCATCTCGTTGGCGCTATCACCCCGTAGCCCACACCAAACGCCTATGGTAGTAGTGTGGCAGGTAGGGAAAGGACCAAAGATT harbors:
- a CDS encoding alpha/beta hydrolase, with protein sequence MNTLSLKWFLLPPLSVVAGFSIFLVGSRGLSATAAERIIFRYGVFERSLPIADLERFATTGQASPKLASYLRLLPPVHQQQLRLALQERLRLSPVAVAQLLYSPLGQELMVQAGRILETQSRQENALALRSALILAATDPKGLTALSVMRHYPSPSVRFDLKEGLAILKNFQQTIRETETILGVVRQQAIAQQTEAVPASVQSLLQPGPWRWLEMPWTAVDESPRRLQLTGHSRVVAADLYLPIVPRGQRIPVVIVSHGLGANRYSYRYLCQHLASHGFAVIALEHVGSSTRQVLSFPMGYISPRTAAQEFLDRPLDVTFVLNRLEAFPEQLYPWAGRLNLERVAMIGQSFGGYTALALAGAPLDFQQLRRHCTRSVLDSFNVSLLLQCQAQALPPKVYSLKDPRVQAVIAVNPITSAVFSPESLSQLKIPVMFVAASDDTIAPAVDEQIYPFTWLRTPDRYLVLMDDATHFSTIGEAGQNEPVLPIPKSLVGATPPRSRAYLRGLSLAFLQLYLLGDEQARHWLTPAAAMALSSPTYGLNLTQSLAPELLEKVPQAVKYR